A region of the Sarcophilus harrisii chromosome 3, mSarHar1.11, whole genome shotgun sequence genome:
aaagaggTTAAGAGCTGGttaaatagatttgaaaatcacTGATAAAGATGtgatcattgaatccatgggagatGATGAGATTGCCAAGAGAGATAGTACTAAATAAAGAGTATATAGAGGGAAGAAAACCCAGGATAGAGACATGAGAAAAGCCTACAATTAATATATATGACCTACATAAagattcaacaaaataaattgagGAGGCTGGATAGATAGGAGACGAATCACAAGATAGTAGTGTTACTGAAGAGAGTTTCAAGAAAAGAAGGATTGACAGCAACAAAGGCAGCAGAGAAGAGCTCAGAAAGGAAAAGGGgccattagatttagcaattaaagagatcattagtaattttggaAAGAGAAGTTTTAATTGATGAGGTTGGTAGCTAAATTATAGAGAgctgaaaggaaaggaagcagaaGCATCACTTATAGTTTAGCTTTTCAAGAAGTTTAAACTTTTCAAGAACTTTAGCCTTAAGAGCTAGCAGGAAAAGAGTATTTTTGATGGAGAGGTATGGGcgtgtttgtaggcagtagggagACAGCCAGTAGATAGGGAGGGACCAAGAGAATGTAGATGATGGAAGGGGCAATATGCCAGAGATTTTATGGAGTGAAACGGGATAATTTGTCCACGTAGAGAAATTTGCCTTGGCAAGGGTAAGGACTACCTTACCACATGAGAAGAATGCCAGAAGAGATAGTAGGGGAAGgaactcagagaaaggactgaagagaaaacaataatatagAGTTGAATTGGTGACCATGGGATCAAGAGAATATAACATTTCCAAGGataatgatctggaaaaggattGAAGGATTTAGAAATTTGAAGGTATAAAGTGAGGATTAAGAACAGAGTTTTGAATTGCAAGGCAAAGGGCAAAATGCAATGACAACACATTGAATAGTTAAGGGAATTTCAGTGTTCAGGAACACAGACACTGGGTTATGGCAAGATCAACTATCTTTGTAACTGAGGTGAGGAAGGAAGAGTAGGTcatggaaaatgagcaaataaatggACTGAGAGGTTAAGGTGTTTAAAGtaatatccatatctatctatatattataaaaatcttaGGATGAGGGCAAGAATTGGGAGAGAGAACTGAGCCAGCTACTGAACTCATTAAGGAAAAAGGGGGAGTGTCCTTGATGTCAGGATTTTAATTGGGTGGTAAATATGGTTTGAATGACTCCCCAAGAGAAGGTTACTAAGGGAAGTTATAGAGGGGGAGTTTGGGACTGTTAATTAGGAGTAAGGAACATTCCAATTCCCagaaagagaaatgagtcaaaatgTCTCAAGTGCTGGAAAAAGTGGACAATGAGACTATGTCATCACACGGGGCACTAAATTTCATTTAGAGCctgaaagagaagatggaaagggTAGAAAAAGGGatttaagatgaaagcaaatttgttaCCGTCAGAGCAAGCATTCCAGAGAGCCTAGTGAAAACAATGGATAGCTTTAAAGTAGGAACTCGGGAAGGAAGAAGTTGGGTGGGATGGAAATAGGGAGAAGGCAGCAGGGGAATGGAAGTTCAGAATCCCTGGGATGTGGAGTTATGAGTGGGCCCGGATTGGCTAATCTTTGGAGAATGAGTTCAAATAGATTATCAGAAGCCTCAGAGGGGATTCTTCTTAGGGTGTTAGCTCAAGCACAGAGACTGTGGGGGACTAGATgttgtttctcattttccccaGAAGGCAGGCTAGATCAGGGAAAGGAGGAAGCAGGATAGAATGGCATCTCTCCCTCATGCCAATCTGTCCTAAGAGACCAATGGATGACAGCAGTGTTTGATGGAAAGGcgtttctttccctctcctggAGCCCTCCCAACATCcctctaaaataaaaaagtgggTTGTCATTTGCCAAAGGTTAGGTGGGAGCTGGATAGCACTGTGCATAGCATGCTGGAGTCTCGGACACACTAGCAAGGCGCTTAACTGATGTCTGCCCccgtttcctcatccataaaatgggaagcACAATCTACCACTCAGGGTCACTCTGAAGCTTAAAGGGGTTAATATAAGATGTTGTGCAGACTTCAAAGCCTTTTATAGACGAAGGCCTCGCAGCTAATAAGCTCCTGTACCAAACGCTGCTTTTACGAGTCTGAGGATGGAAAAGGTCCCAGAGGCCATTTATTCTGGCCTCAACCAGAATTCCCAGGAAGACAGTCCCAGTGAGGGCTCAAAGGACATTGATCCATTCACGCTCTGAGGACCCCCAGAGGGGAGGGATTCATTCCCTCCGGTACAACTCAGTCTGCtaagatttgggggggggggattcctGAGGTGGAACTGGAAGCTGCCTTCCTACGGAACCCGGGGGAATGGATGTAAGGTGCCTGAGAGCAAGTTTTTGgggttcctcccctctctcccacctCCTGCCCCTCAGGCTAGCGCGGCGCCCGGCAGACAGTAGGCACATAATGTTAGTGGAACTGAGGGGATCTAGACCAGGTCACAGTGAATCAGGGGACAGTCATTACAGGTTTGgcgagaaggaaggggaggggagaagggatgTGCCAGGCACCGCGCCAACGTTTCAGGACAGCGCtctccaaccccccccccccacatctcTGCTTCCGCAGAGGGGCGAGGGACAGGCCGGGCTCGGGGTGCTCTCCCGGCAGGACCAATCCAGGGGCGGGGTCAGCAGCGCGTGGCTGGAGTGAGGGGGAGTGAAGTCCGAGGCGAAAGGCGGGGAGGAAGCAGTCCGAGCCGCTTCAAACTGCCGTTACCCTGCCAACGGTGGCGTGAGCCCGGCACACGTTCTCGGCGCTCCGTTACCATGGACACGCACCCCCTTCTCCAGCCTCGCTTCGGTTTCCCGCCCCCGCCTCCGCGATTCCCGGGGCCCTGCGGCTCCGGTTTCCATGGCAACACAGGAGCCCAAGTCTGGGGCTTTATTCCCCTTCCTGGTCATGCCAGGACAGTGTGTCTCCCTCCCCCGAGTTCTCTCCATGGAGCCAGCTCCTGTCTGAGTTCTCCGGGGCACTTGTGGGCCGGGGCAGAGTTCCTTGCTCCCTCGCAGAAACAAGAAGCCTCGTCCATTCGGTCCCACAGAGCCGAGTCCGCTGTCGTTTCCCTTCTGTTGCCCGGGCCTCTGTCTGGTGAAACCAGGGGACCCACGGGGCCAGCCCCTCCTGGCACCCATTCCCACCGCCTCCCTCTTGGAAGCATGGTGTCCTCATGCCCCACCTCCAGCTCCCTCTCTAGCTCCTCACTGACTTGAGAACATGGGGGTAAACCGAGACTGAGCTCGAGAAGAGGATCTCTCAGACCACAGAGAAGATGAACTCCAGATCTGAGCAGAAACCAAGAGCTTTACACCCATTGGGATCCCTAAACTGAACTCACAAGTCCAGAAGTCTTGCCTCCCCTGGAACCCGCAAGTCAGACACAAAGGCCCGTTAGTTCTTCCCCCTCCTGGGGGCTCCAGAAACAGAACCCAGGAGTTCTGCCTCCAAGCCCTGGTGCCTGGCAACAGCTCTGTGACCTCAGGCCCCAGGCCTAGAACAGAGGCTTGCAGGCCCAGCTCCCCTGCCCTCCGGGGGCTGTCCTCACTGACCATGGCAGCCGGCACTTCCCAGCCCTTGTCCCTCTTTGAGGCTGATTCCACCTGGGCCCTCATCAAAGACAAGGTGAAAGGGGCTGGTGTGGGACAGCTTTgggaggggcaggggcagggaagATGCCCCCCAGCTCTCACCCTTGCCCCCTGCTCCACAGGTTATCGAGGAGCGCTTTGGACCCAGTGTGGTGGCTGTTCCCTTCCTGGCAGACGCCGCGTGCTATGACCTTCTGGGAGTGCTGGTGAAGCAAAAGTCAAAGCCACCCCCGTGGCTCATCCGGGCCCGCCTCGGCCTACCCTTGCCGCTCGGGCTGGGGCTGCCCCGCCGGAGCCGGAGAGCTCTATTACCTGTGGGACCGCTGCCAAAGTTGCTGGAGCGTTCAGGGCCCGAAGGTGCCTTTGCCCACTGTACGAGGGAGTACTCCCCCAAGGGCAGGGCTGAGGTAGGCTATGAGGAAACGAGACTGGTAGATGGGCAGCCCTGTCGCATCAGCCTGCAGCTGGGGGGCTTGCGCAAACGTGTGGCCTTTCTGCTACTCCCACCAGGTCAAGTGAGCCTCCAGCCAGCTCTGCCCTGGCTCCGTGGCACCCACAGCATTTATGTCATCTACCAGGTCTTCTCCTGCTCCTGGCTGCAACTGGTCCTTGCACCCACAGCCTGTGAGCCCCGCCAGCTGCGCCTTCAGTACCCCTTGCCAGTGGCCTTTTCTTGCCTCAAGTTTGCACTTCAGCCCAAGGGCATGCTAGGTCCACAGAGGCCACTGACTGGGGACAAACTGCCTCGGGAAGCCAGCTGGGTCCGACCGGGTCCTGAGTCCACAGTGAACTCAGTACTGACCCCATCCCTGTCCTCAACCCTATCCAATACCCTTCTTGATACTGATGCCCCACCCTCCCAACAGCCACCCACACCACCCAGCCAGGGTCCCCCAGAAGGACGGACGACCAGGTTCTCCTATAAGGGTCGCAACCCCTTCCGAAGGGGGCCAAACACGCTGTCGGGTACcgggaaaaaaaaaggtacctGAGGAGTCAGGTCACAAGGTCTTAGGGGATAGGGCTGGGGCACGGGCCCAGGGCAACAGAACTAACTAGACTGTGGGATCTGAGTCCTTAGAGGACAGGACAAAGAACTGAGGGCATAAGATCCTGGGACTGTATTATGGTATCTCAAATCTTTGTAGGCAGGTCAAAGATGGAGGGGTCAGAATGTGAATAGAGTCTTGAGAAACAGGTAGTGTATGAAGCCAAGgatgggaggggagagagagctTTGGGGTAACAAGTATAGGGCGGGTGGCCAGAGGAACATTAAGTCCACCATGGATAGGGCTATGTTGTAAGGTTCAAGGCATGaggtcatctgggggagggaaataagggaataagcattttattaagcaactactatgtgctaggcactgtgctaagcacttgacaaatattatctcatttgaatagGGTAGAGAGGTTGGGCAAGAGGACCCAGTATAGGTGGGTGCTGAGGGATCACAGGTCAGGTAAGCTGAGACActatttcccccccacccccaacagaGAACTGGCTCTTCAGCCCTCGAAACCCCTCATCAGGGAACCAGGGCGGGGGCCCAGGGGACCCGGACCGGCACTCCATGTCCCTGCCTCTGCTGCAGGGCCTATCAGCGGAATTCGACAGTGATGActaaggggaagggggaggcaggaggagagGGGCTCAACCCAAGGGCTTGGTGCAAGGAGCCTAGTCCCCAATAAATATTAGCTGCAACTCCCCAAAACCATCCCAGACCAACACTGCCTCTTCCTTCTGGGTGCTGAGTGGGTGGGCCAAAGCCCCAGGATGCTCAAGGTCTACTTTTAATTAACCCTTCCTAGCCTGAAATCTCAGGCAAGGGACCTGGGGGAAGAAATGAGGCTGCCTATTCCCAAGCAAGCCTTCATGTTCATGCAACCCCCACCCACCCATTCATGATCTTTGGGAAGCATAGAGGAGGAGGCATCAGAGCTGCTTAGACATTTCCCTTTTATACATATTGCAACAATTTCTCCATAAAACATTCatctcaaataaattaaaaagttatctTTCTGCCTCCTTGGCAGCTAAAAACGGAGCCCACCTTATATCCAGCCCCCCCTCCCTGGGCTACTGATTGTCCA
Encoded here:
- the C3H11orf42 gene encoding uncharacterized protein C11orf42 homolog is translated as MAAGTSQPLSLFEADSTWALIKDKVIEERFGPSVVAVPFLADAACYDLLGVLVKQKSKPPPWLIRARLGLPLPLGLGLPRRSRRALLPVGPLPKLLERSGPEGAFAHCTREYSPKGRAEVGYEETRLVDGQPCRISLQLGGLRKRVAFLLLPPGQVSLQPALPWLRGTHSIYVIYQVFSCSWLQLVLAPTACEPRQLRLQYPLPVAFSCLKFALQPKGMLGPQRPLTGDKLPREASWVRPGPESTVNSVLTPSLSSTLSNTLLDTDAPPSQQPPTPPSQGPPEGRTTRFSYKGRNPFRRGPNTLSGTGKKKENWLFSPRNPSSGNQGGGPGDPDRHSMSLPLLQGLSAEFDSDD